The DNA sequence ATCAATTTACAACTTAGAAGAGAACACAAAAATATAAAACTAATGCCACATGTAAAGTCTAATGTGTTGTCTACAGGAGGCCAAGAAAAATTATATCCATTTTATGTGTGTAGGAGTATCTTTTTTAGTTTTAGTACAcctttaaaattttcaacttttttttCAGAAGATTTGGTGTTTTAATTAATATATGCACGTGTAAACAAGTTAAACAATCAATCATTTTGCAGAACATTAACTACAAGAAGCCCCTAATATTATACATCTAAGCTCTAGTTGAGAGAATGACATGTAATAAATACCCATTAAAAGTGCGTGGAATGATATACTACACAACTCAACTGTAAAGAATAGCCCTAATTTAGGCTAATTCTATTTTTCTCTTCATTGTCGAAGCTTATGGCCAAATCCGACCGGCGGCAGCAGCTCCAAATTTCAATATTTCCTCTTCATTTCCAATTATACTTTTCCCGTTGAATTGCGAAGATGCCTGACAAGAGGATTGAATAAGGATGAAGGAAAATAATTTACTCAATCTCTGTTATAATTCTTCGTGTTAAAAAAAATAGTGTAAGTACTCCGCTctaaaacaatatatatatatatatatatatataaaaaaaaaattatattttttttattatttgagaacggttatacaatgtcattttatttttttaaagagtCTTTTTTTCAAGTGAGGGATTTATTGTACACTTAAGGCCCGTTTGGTACGAGGGTTAAGAGATAATTAATTTCaggattaaatttgagatgaattTATCTCACATTTGGTTGGGATAAAATCGCGATATAACTAATCCTGGGATTGTAATGTTACTTTTATACCTatgaaaaaatggataacaatccCGCAATAATTAATCCTGAGATAATTTATTTTCCAACCAAACAATCCCTTAaggtaaataaataataaataaataaaaataaaggtgtCATTTCCAATCAACGGAATATTTGTTCATTATTCCTGGGCTTTTAATAATTTTCTCTTTTTGCCTAATTTGCCATTATTTAAGGCCTGATTAGTAACCGATCTTTTGAAACAATTTAAGGGAGCTTTCTACAGCTGTTGGATAATTTTGAAAGACAGAAAATTATCATCATAGCATAGACACATCATGTAAAGAAGACAAAATATGAAATCTTCTACCAATTAAATGATTTAAAGAGAAATAGCGAAaagcaaaaaaggaaaaataaaatggaAACTTATAAGAGAAATCTAACCTTTTAGTGTTGAGAGTGGCTACAGAGAGATAACTTGTTCTAAGGTTCTTTAACTTTATGATTTCGGGCAAGAGAAATAAAGAGTAAGGGTATAATAGCAAAGGAGATATATCGTAAACTTCCAACTTGAAGAAAATTGTGATTGTATAAAAAATGGTTATTTCGGCATTATCAACTACTAGTTGTAGTTAATAAACAAATAAGTCAACTTATACTAATCGTGTACGTTAAATAGGAATCTCAATAGTGAAATCTGCTCTACATTTACAATAAAAACAATAATATGATTGTCGTCTTTTACTTGCTACTCTATGTAAAATAATCTCAACAACcttatttataatattttattcaaATAACTTGACCCTTGCTGGGAGGATTAATGACTCACCTATGTTCCTTTGTTATGATCAAAGTTGCTTGCCGAACAACTTCTGTTCATGTCGTGAGTTCATATTAtcagtttttaaaaattattctaAATTCGCAAAATAGATATCTAATAATTTGAAGAGTATTTGTCCTAATTACGTTTTATTATTTAAACTTCTCACTAGGTTAACATTCTACTAATGAGTAAAAATCATTTTTCCTCCCTAAGTTTACCTTAAAAATCAACCTCTCTCcttaactttcaacattaagcatcccccctcccccccaaccaCATCAATATCCGGCCATTGACCGGCAGCTTTGAAATATTTGACCGCTCTCTATATGGGCAAATCGTAATTtcactttatttatttatttaatggggTGCTCTAATTAGTTATATACCTTTGTTATCGATAGAGTCCTCTGCCGTTTGTGATACTTCATGTTTAttgatctttttttttcttttactccATTTCTGTCTATTTATAAAGCTAACATAATAGTTGAAACTTTGTTACAATAAtcttcattattattattattttttattctgGTCTTATAAACAGGGACGGATGTAGAGTTTGATCTCCGGGTTCATTTCAATGCAGTATTTTTGATGCATAACATATTATATGTAAAATTTTATTGAAATCGCAACAAATAATAggtctgaacccataactttaaaaatacaatgggttcaatgttaaaaaccttaaaagttgaacccatagaatCTCAATCCTAGATCTGCCTCTGCTTATACAACATCCAaagaaataatttataaaataatcaatatagcAAAGCGTATCATGCAACATGGCCGAACTTTTAACAAAGACAACACAACTTTTAAGCTAAATATTATTGTGCATCTAGATTGTAACAAGAtacttagtaggcgtttggacataagaattgtaaaattcaaaaaatcggtgaaaatatttttcaagtaaaaatggtatttgaaatttagagttgtgtttggacttaattttcagtttgagttgtttttaaagttttgtgagtgatttgagtgaaaattttgaaaaacagatttttgcagtttttcaaatttttgaaaattttcaaaatgcatcttcaagtgaaaattaaaaattttatgaacaaacgctgatttcgaaaaaaagtgaaatttttttgaaaaaatcttccatcaaattttatgtccaaacgggcctTAATATTGAGCTTGCAAACTAGAGAAGACACCTGATTTATACAATCAACCAATCAAACAACAAGATTTAagttccaaataattttttcatACTCACTTAAAGGAACAAGATACTTAAAAATTAAGTTCAAATCACTGGGGAAAAAATTCCAAAAAAGGTGATGAAGTCTTACGTTTAATCAATAAGCTAGTCATGCATTATCCCAGCAAATAGATGTTTCACTTCATATATCCAAGAACATAATGAAACCTGCAAATTTAGAAACATAAAAATATTTAGTACTTATTTGAATGAAAAGTTTTCGTCACTTCCTTGCCATGCTAAATAGAAAAAACAGAAAGACTTTTGCAAACATGAAAAGGAAACTATTTTCTACTTTAGgaattttgaatttgaaaattgaAAAAGCAACGAACTTACTAATGAAGTTCTCCCTCGTTtgtagttgatattatttttccACACAATCTATTATTATGCCCAATTTGATGACATATACTGTAGGTGCAACGAACCGATCTCTTTTTTGCCAGTTGTTCATCTAATTCTCTTCTCCTTTTCTTTGATTTTCTAcctctcttcttctctttttcttcagGAGGTGCACAATAGGGTCTGGCCATTTGCTCTCATCAGTGCTGGCCCAAGGGTAAGGCTGCTAAAGCAGCTGCTTTGGGCCTCATAATTTTTGGAGCCCCAAATTTTTCTAATaggttatatattaatttatttttagaagaatatttaGTGCTTTAAATGAGAAAGTACAAATTTTCATAGTAAAAAAGTAGGATTAAATTGTTGAtcataaattgagaaaaaatatctttttgggaATCACTCTCTAGACTGTAAATTAAAAAAGGATTCGATTATTAATTCATTAAAACTTTGCATATGAAAAATTAGAAATACAAAATTTAAGTGaaattatatatgaatttttttttttatataaaaaaaaatggtcTCTCGTTGAATTTTTGCTATAGGCCTCCGTATTTATTAAGCCGCCCCTGGCTCTCATCCGGGACTGGATTGATATTTTTAGAATAAGTCTTCACATAAAAAATTATAGTGAGTAGAGGATGAACAAATCTCGTAGGATCATCTCTAATATGAGTCATGCAACATAATGCATGTTTGCATGGAACTCCAGTGATTTGTCATTCTCTACACTGACAAGACATTACCTTTAAATCCACCACATAAGGTTTCAAGTCATGTACTTCAAATAAGTGTTCACTAGCCCTGAAACAAAGCAGCTTTCTCCCCTTTTTTCTGATTTTGATTAATCTTTTCTCTCACTTTTGGTGAAATTTGAGTTTCCAGATCAAGCGCTTTTTCATACCTCCATTGAAATCTAGTCATAGTTTTTCTTCTGATCCATTCCAACAAAGTAAGAATTGGTTTTTCTCTGACTTTTACCACATAAGCATTGAAAGACTGTCATATTATTTGTAACATGATCAATTTTTACATGCTCATCAAATTTATGCCTTGCCCAACTCCCTGGTGATTCTTTGCAGTCATGCAACAACTAATTATAAGTAGGTTTACTTATTTCTTTCATTTCATCCATAACTTGCCAAAAGTCTTGCTCATTATAAGTCTTAACTGCTGCCCATAAAAGCTGTCTTAGCCTTGGACCAGGATGTTCCGCCTTAAAGTTGTTATAAAGGTGCCTTGCATAAAATCTATGATTGGCTATAGGAAAAATCTTTTTTACATCATTTTAAgccatttctgtctatcactcaTAAATATGATGCCTCCAATATCTCCAATAGAGTCAAACAAGCAATCAAGAAAATACTCTCATGTCGACTCATCCTCCTTATTAGCGATCATGACTGCTAGAGAAAAAATACCTAAATTTGCATCGAGTGAAATAACAACAAGTAATTGCCCCTTAAACCACCCTTCAAAAAACAAGTATCAATACCAATAAAGTGTCTACAACGGTTAATAAAGCCATAACTCTGTGCCTCAAAGATAATGTAAAAAATTTCGAGTACTGAAATTCATCTGGGATTCAATAGATCTAAACCAATGCACTTTAACTTTATAACACCTTGATTAGTCTCTTTTAGGATTGCTATGTATTGTGGTATTTTGGCATAACTCTTTTCATGATCTCCAGCAACTATTTCTTTTCCAATCTTTATGGCCCTTATTAGCATTTGACGACTAACATCAATGCCATATTTTTCCTTCAAAGAAACATAAAGCTTATCCGCAGATAAATCATAGCCGGCTCAGGAATCTGACTCAAATTATTTAGCGATCCATCTTGAAGTTGCTCCATAACCTTTCATATCTTGAAGGCATGCATGTGGACCACTTAATCTTTTAATCTTTTAAGTTATTCCATCACCATAAGGCGAAGCAAAAATATTCCATCCACATCCATTACCTTTACAAAAAGCAATAAACCTTCTCTtctcattctttttcttttcaatagGAAAACCTTCTTGACGGAAAAATTCTTCTATAACTTTTCTAAAAGGATTCACATCATTAAATATTTGCCCATCTTTAAGCATGACAATTTCTTTCTTCAATTTCTCATCATATGTATTGTCATGGGcagctttccagccatgccccatgacccttTGGACGCgtcccgtggcgtcctggcaagcctcccaatgcctaacgccacggtcggccccgtggtctcggcagctccaagtgacaagcgcgcatatGCCGTTGTCGCCCAACCGATAGCCAtcaccagcgcccagccacaggcagatgccaactgCGCcacgcgcgcagacaatgccgtgTGCGCTGACCcagatgctaaagacaaagttgttgGCAACGAACTTGTTTCTATTTTGTAGAAgattaagtccttttcattgtaaatatagaatagttttactgcattttctttTAGTGTGCTTCTACAACTTATTTAGgtcaagtcatgtaactttggtttatttgttttaagcattattaagggggaccaagcaatcaaacgttctagcaagcaaacaattctctgtactggtgtctctccccccgataccgtgttgtttttctgtaatagctttcattcaatgcaatcaagctttctttcattctcaattctcttttttgCTCTctctcaattgctcatgacattggttttcccgtacggcactgacaatctagtctagcgtacggagaagacctcagttggcggacagcaaccatactgacatcggttgcttagccttacgtcgcccttccaagaaacttcaggaaggcgtcgtgtaacagttggtatcagagcctagggtTGACATCAGACAAGGGATTACATTACAATTTctaccatttctgaccatggtgaattatgtggatcgcatcgcgacccttgaggggaCGGTTGACGCATTTCGGCCCATCATGAAAATGATGCCTGACATAAAGACttgcctagtgcaaaggttggacgacctcgACCACAGACTGGTCCAGGCcaaagttgacatagaaaacatcagtcgcaactctgaaggagaccggcaaatggcagccacagaggcagccgaaatttttggtaaatttgatgcCCTCCATCAAGAGCGTGCCTAGGATTTAGCCAACatggaacaagaggcagacagggtgactgccatgtaacaaactatagacaacttgacaggtcAGCTCAACATTGTCAAttctgctttacaaggcctacttcgaggaggaggaaaccaatttgggggtggtgttAACCTCGCCCCTATGGCACAAAAACTGAAAATTCCTGatccaaagccatacagtggagctcggaatgctaaagaagtggaaaacttcattttcgacatcgaacaatacttcgatgccgtgggaggccttgaagaagctaagaaggtagcaactgctgtcatgtatcttcagggtgatgccaactctggtggcgggtaaaacacgaagccatcaaggctggtgaagatgccctcgagacatggacagaactgaaggcagccatacgcctacagttcttccccgaaaatattGAGTACAAGGCCAGGAGAAAGCTACGGGAGCTCCGCTAGACCAAATCAATGCGAGATTACATGCGGGAATTTTCTGTGCTtatgctgaacatccgtgacatgggggacaaagaaaaACGCTTCACCCTTCCGCCCACATGGAGTTGCAGAGGCAAGGGGTAGACACGTTACCTAAGGcgatccaagcagcagagtgacTTGGGGATTATCAAGTGAAACCCCTGAAtgataggcctcaacagcctgtccgaggaggatacaaagggggccagccGAACAGTGGTGGCCCTAGTAGAAGtagaggagaccggagtgcacctAAATCTAAGGCTTCCTCTTCAGGCAGTACTAGTattgcatctaacaacaatgatcgggggaggaagcccccctcaggatgccGTCATTgtggcggaccacattggaataatgaatgcccacatgcacatatgaacgcccatcaacttttgaggatgggacggatgacgacgtcgatgatgcggaccagaccgaacCAGTAGGtacattcaatgcaattgttggctctaTTTCTGAGCCCTTGGCTGGAACCAGTGCTGGcatccgcaagaagaaggacccctgtccaatcgCTAAGAAAGGAAAAAAAGTCGAATGAGAGGACTCCTCttcatcaagagaggaccttaatgttcgtcgacatgaaggtaaatggcaaccCCATTCAGGCAATGATAGACATGGGtgctacccacaactacttagcctcgactcaggtggagagccttggactagttgtaggaaagggcaaaggtcatGTGAAGGCTATTAACTCACCACCTcagccagtgggtggaatagccaaagaagtaccagtgaagcttggcccttatgaaggaaagttcaacctgcgcgtagtgatcatagatgacttcgagTTAATAGTGGGTTTGGAATTCTTGAGACAGACCAACACCATGCCCGCACCATAtgcagacatgctactgatgaggggagcaaatggggccaagccatGCATCATTCCGTGCATGCCCATGAAGATGGccgccgagaacatctcggccttgcagttgaagaagggggtcaAAAGACAtaaacccacgttcctggctaccctctgcatgaaAGATATAGAatgctcctcgggtcccattcctgcacccgtgaaggagctGCTACTAGAATTTGAAGACAtaatgccacaagacatgccaaagcgacTCCCGCCTAGGcgcactgtggaccatgagattgaatTGGTGCCGGGTGTGAAGCCACCTGCCCAggcgccatacagaatgtcaTAACCCGAGCTCatcgagcttcggagacaattgatggaaatgctagacacagggatcatcgtgCCCTCAACTCCCCATACGGATTCCCTGTGCTATTCtaaaagaaacatgatggcagtttacgactctgtgtggattatcgggctctaaacaaaatcactgtGAAGAACAAGTACCTTATTCCGCTAATGGCAAATTTGttcgatagactgggtggtgcgacggtattcaccaaaatagacctgaggatgGGTTATTGGCAAGTTCAGATTGCAGAGGGTGATGAACACAAGACGGCCTACGTGATGAGATATGGGTCAttcgacttcctggttatgccattcggcttgactaatgcgccagccacattttgcaccctaatgaaccaagtcttccgagaatacattgacgaATTCGTCGTGGtctatttggatgacattgtggtatacagccagacactggaagaacacctggagcatttgcggaaggtcctagcccgattgcgggagcacgaactatatgcgaagctatccaagtgctcctttgctcagaaacaaattgacttcctcggacatgtcatcgaggaagggcggatcaagatggaccaacaGAAGATTCAAGCCATCACAGAATGGCCTCCGCCTAAGGATATCcacgccttgaggtcgttccttggcctatgcaacttctatcggcattttttgaaaagttactccctcattgcagtgccgctga is a window from the Nicotiana tomentosiformis chromosome 10, ASM39032v3, whole genome shotgun sequence genome containing:
- the LOC138900381 gene encoding uncharacterized protein, with product MQLLALFLSPWLEPVLASARRRTPVQSLRKEKKSNERTPLHQERTLMFVDMKVNGNPIQAMIDMGATHNYLASTQVESLGLVVGKGKGHVKAINSPPQPVGGIAKEVPVKLGPYEGKFNLRVVIIDDFELIVGLEFLRQTNTMPAPYADMLLMRGANGAKPCIIPCMPMKMAAENISALQLKKGVKRHKPTFLATLCMKDIECSSGPIPAPVKELLLEFEDIMPQDMPKRLPPRRTVDHEIELVPGVKPPAQAPYRMS